The Streptomyces sp. GSL17-111 region CGGCGCTGTGCAGCGATTCCAGGACGGTGCGGCCCGCCCCGCCCGGCTGCCGCCGGACCCCGACGACGGCGATTGACGAGGGCGCCAGGAGCCGCCGGACCGAACGCGCCTCGGCCCGCTGCTCGCGGGCCCGCATGACGGCCACCGAGCGCTCGGTGGGTTCGAGGTCGAGGGTGAGGTGGACGGACCCGTCCTCGAAGCTGCGCTGCTGGGAGTAGCCGGCGTCGGTGAAGACCTTCGCCATCTTGGTGTTGGCGGGCAGGACCTCGGCGGTGAAGCGCCGCACCCCGCGCTCCCTGGCGCACGCGGCGATGTGCTCCAGCAGCGCGGAGGCGACACCGCGCCCCTGGTGGGCGTCCTGCACGAGGAAGGCGACCTCGGCGCGGTCGGCCGGGGCGGAGGCCGGACGGCCCGTGGCGTCGATCCGGTCGTACCGGACGGTGGCGATGAACTCGCCGCCCACGATCGCGGCCAGGCCCACCCGGTCCACGTAGTCGTGCTGGGTGAACCGGCGCACGTCACGGGCGGACAGTCGCGGGTACGGGGCGAAGAACCGGTAGTACTTCGACTCGTCGGAGACCTGCTCGTAGAAGCTGACCAGGCGGTCGGCGTCGTCCTCGGTGATGGGCCGGACGCGCGCCGTCCCGCCGTCGCGCAGCACCACGTCGGCTTCCCAGTGGGTCGGGTACGCGCGCTCCGGGGGCGTCTGCATGCGCCCCAGCGTACGGCGCGGCCGTGCCGCCGCGCTCGCCCCGTGCCTCCCCGTGGAACGCTCCGCACGACCGGGGGCGGGGCCGGGACGGTGGACCGGCCGTCCGCGCGCCCGCGTGCGAAGCTGATCCGGCAGGCTACGACCGAAGGGCATCACCATGGCTGAGCGTCGCGTCACCGTCGGCTGGGCTGAGGGGCTGCACGCCCGCCCCGCCGCGATCTTCGTCCGGGCCGCGACGGCCACGGGCGTCCCGGTCACCATCGCCAAGGGTGACGGGCCGCCGGTGAACGCCGCCTCCATGCTCGGCGTGCTGGGCCTCGGGGCGGAGAAGGGCGATGAGGTCCTGCTGGCCTCCGACGCGGAGGACGCCGACGCGGCACTGGACCGGCTGGCGAAACTGGTCGGTGAAGGGCTGGAGGAGATGCCGGAGACGGTGTGAACCGGGCAGGACCGAAAAGCCGCACCGGGTGCACGGGAAAAGCGCGGCGCGTAATACACCTTCCGGATTCTCAACCACGCACGGAAAGCCACGCACGAGAAATGGCGCGCCAGGCGAAACGCGTCAAAGAAGTGGGGCGCGCATTCCCGAGTGCTTTTGTATACGTCCCGTGTTAAACGGGGCCACGCGCCGTGTTGACGGCAGGTTTCGATGTTCTCACCGTCACCGGCCGCTGGGCACGGCGTATCGCGCCCGCCCGCTCGACATGTGCGGCCGCGAGGCTCCTGGCCCGCTCCGCGTCCCGCCGGGCGACGGCGTCGACGATGGCACCGTGCTCGTGCCACACGGCGGCGGCGCGGTCCGTCGCCGAGGGGTCGTCCTGCCGGTCGGCCGCGTAGAGCCAGGCGATCTTGCGGCGCAGTTGCACCAGCACCGTGGCCAGCGTGGGGGTACCGGACGCCTGGGCGAGGGTCTCGTGGAACCAGTCCCCCAGGGGCCGCAGGTCGGAGAGGTGCCCGTGCTCGGCCCGCTCCCGGCCCAGCCGCACCAGGCCGCGCAGCACCTTCAGGTGCGCCTCCGTCCGGCGGTGCGCCGCACGGGCCGCGCCGAGGGGCTCCAGCAGCGCACGCATGTCCAGCAGGTCGGCCGCCTCCTGCTCGGTCGGCCGGGCCACGCAGGCCCCCACGTGGCGCCTGCTGGTGACGAACCCCTCGGACTCCAGGGCCCGCAGAGCCTCCCGCACCGGCACCCGGGAAACGCCGTAGCGGCGTGCGAGCAGTTCCTCGGTCAGCCGGAAACCCGGCGGGAAGGCACCGCTCACGATGTCGTCCCGAACCGCCGTGCACACCGTGTGCGCGGAAATGCGCATACCCCGACCTCCGCCGTTATCCCCACGTTTTCCAGGTACCGCTTCCCCGCACTGTATTCCACTCCTCGCATTCTGCCGACGGCCCCCGGTGAGGAGGCGGAAAAACGACGGACCCCCGGCCGGGTGGCCGGGGGTCCGTCCTGAGCGGGGGCGCCGCGTCAGGAGAGGGGCACGCCCTTGCCCCGGAGGTAGTTCACCGGGTCCATGTCCGAGCCGTAGGCGGCGGTCGAGCGGGCCTCGAAGTGCAGGTGCGGGCCGGTGGAGTTACCGGTCGAGCCGACCTTGCCTATCTCGGCACCGGCGGAGACGCTCTGGCCCACGCTGACACCGATGGCGGAGAGGTGACCGTACTGGGTGAACGTCCCGTCGTTGTGCTTGACGACGATGTTGTTGCCGTAGGCGCCACCCCAACCGGCGGTGACGACGGTGCCGGCGGCGACGGAGTTCACCGGGGTGCCGGTGGCGGCGGCGAAGTCGATGCCGCTGTGCTTGCCGGACGACCACATCTGACCACCGCTCTTGTAGGGCGTGGTCACGTCGCCGCCCTTGACGGGCGCCACGTAGGCGGGACGGGCCGCGGACCGGTCGGCGCGCTTGGCGTCGTCGCGCTCGGCGGCGGCCTTCTTCTCCGCCGCCTTCTTCTCAGCGGCCTTCTTCTCAGCGGCCTTCTTCTCGGCCGCCTTCTTCGCCTCGGCCTTCTTCGCCTCGGCCTGCTCGGCCGCGGCGCTCTTCTGCGCGGCGGCCTGGTCGGCCACGTGACCCGCGATGGACGGGCTCAGCGCGAGGGCCTCACTGAAGGTGTTCTGGTGCTCGGCCGCCGCGGCGGGCGCGGCGAGGGTTCCGGCGACGCCTACGGCGACGGCGGCGACCGCGGTGCCCAGACGGACGGCGCGGGCAGGACGGTTCAGCTTGCCGGTGGCACGGTTGAACGCCATGAAGGTAGTGATCCTTTCCTTCCTTCTCGCCTACCGGGTTAGCTGACGGGTTCGGAGCAGGAAGGTCTCCTACGGGCGCAGGCCCGATTCACCCCAGAGGACATGTGGGTCCCCGGCTCCCCTCGCGGGGACTCGGCGATCGCTGCACGTCGGCCACAGGGCGTGGTCGCTTCAGACGGGCAACGCGAACGACGCTAAACCGGACATCCCGCCCGGGCCAAGAAAATCGGCCACTTTGTCGCACATGCCACATTCGCAGGTCAGAAGGGTGACGCGGGCCACTGGGAGCCCGGGAACACGCTGCGGCCCCCGTCCGCCTGGAGCGTCCGGGGGCCGCACAGTGGGTGCACGGAGAGTGACCGAAAAATGCCGTGCGACCGCTCAGTCGCCGCGCACGACGGTGACCTCCCCGATGTTCAGCTCGCGCACGGGGGCCTCGATCTGCTCGGCGTCCCCGACGAGAACGGTCACCAGACGGTCGACGGGGAAGGCCGCCACCGCCGCCGCCGTGGCCTCGACGGTGCCCGTCTCGGCCAGCCGCTCGTAGAGCCGCGCCTGGAAGTCGTCGGGGAGGAACTGCTCCACCTGGTCGGCAAGGGTTCCCGCGACCGCCGCCGCCGTCTCGTAGCGCAGCGGGGCGACACCCACCAGGTTCTGCACGGCGGTGTCCCGCTCGTCGTCGGTCAGCCCCTCGGCCGCCAGCGTCCGCAGGACGTGCCACAGGTCCGCGAGGGCGGGGCCGGTGACGTCGGTGGCCACCGAACCGCTGATCGCGAGCATGGCCGTTCCGTTGCCGTCGGGCGTCGACCGCAGCACCTGGCTGTAGGCCCGGACGCCGTAGGTGTAGCCCTTCTCCTCGCGCAGGACCCGGTCGAGGCGGGAGGTGAGCGTGCCGCCGAGGCAGTAGACGCCGAGGACCTGGGCGGGCCACACGGCGTCGTGCCGGTCGGCGCCGGTACGGCCGATGAGCAGCTGCGTCTGGACCGCCCCGGGGCGGTCCACGATGACCACGCGGCCGGTGTCGTCCGCGGTGACCGGCGGCACGGGCCGCGGCTGCGCGGACGCGCCCGTCCACGCGCCGAGTGTCTCGGTCAGCGCCCCGGCGAGGTCGACCCCGGTGAGATCGCCGACCACGACGACCGTGGCCGCGGCAGGACGCACGTGCGCCTCGTAGAACGCCCGCACGGCCGCCGCGTCGATACGCCGGACGGACTCCTCGGTGCCCTGGCGCGGCCGGGACATCCGCGAGGTGTCCGGGAACAGCTCCCCGGACATGGCGATCGCGGCGCGACGGGCCGGGTTCGCCAGCTCGTGCGGGATCTCGTCGAGCCGGTTGGCCACCAGCCGCGACACCTCGCCGTCGGGGAACGCCGGAGCGCGCAGGGCGTCCGCCAGCAGGCCGAGCCCCTTGGCCAGCCGGGAGACGGGCACCTCCAGGGAGACGCGCACACCCGGGTGGTCGGCGAACGCGTCGAGCGTGGCACCGCAGCGCTCCAGCTCGGCCGCGAACTCCTCGGCCGAGTGCTTGTCCGTGCCCTCGCTCAGGGCGCGGGCCATGATCGTCGAGACGCCCTCCAGGCCCTGCGGCTCGGCGTCCAGGGGGGCGACGAGGTTCACCTCGACGGCCACGACCTGCTGGCCGGGACGGTGGCAGTGCAGCACCGTCAGCCCGTTGGGCAGGGTGGCGCGCTCGGGGGCCGGGAAGGCCCACGGCTTCGCGCTGCCGCCGGCCGGCTGCGGGTGGAACTCCATGGTGGGGGTGGCGTCGCTCACTGCTCGGCCCCTTCCTGCGCGGTGTGGTGCACGTCGGCTGCGTCGTCGGAGATGACCTCGGTGGCGTCCTCTTCGCCCCGCTCCGCCCCGGACGTCGGCTCGTAGACGAGGACGGCCCGGTTGTCGCGCCCCAGACGCGCGGCGGCGACCGCCCGCACCTCCTCCGGCGTGACCTCCAGCACCCGCTGGACGGCCGTGAGGGCGAGCTGCGGGTCACCGAAGAGGACGGCGTACCGGCACAGCTCGTCCGCGCGCCCGCTGACGGTGGCCAGCCGGTCCAGCCACTCCCGCTCCAGCTGGGCCTGCGCGCGCTCCAGCTCCTCCGGGCTCGGCCCCTCGGCGGCGAAGCGTGCCAGCTCCTCGTCGACGGCCGCCTCGATCTCGGCGACCGTCGCCTCCCCCGACGCCTTGATGTCGAGCCAGCCGAGCGAGGGCGCCCCGGCGAGCCGCAGCATGCCGAAGCCCGCCGTGACCGCCGAGCGGTCCCTGCGCACCAGCCGGTTGTACAGCCGGGAGGACTCACCGCCGCCGAGCGCCGTCAAGGCCAGGTCGGCGGCGTCCGCCTCACGGGTGCCGTCGTGCGGCAGCCGGTAGGCGTGGAGCAGGGCGCGGGAGGGCACGTCCTCGTGCATCGTGCGCCGCGGCTCCTCCCCCATGACGTCGGGCAACGTGCCGTCGCGCGGCGGCTGTTTGCCGTCGTGCCCGGGGATCGAGCCGAAGTACTTCTCGATCCAGGCGAGCGTCTGCTCGGGATCGATGTCGCCGACGACGGACAGCACGGCGTTGTTGGGCGCGTAGTACGTGCGGAAGAACTGCCGGGCGTCCTCCAGCGAGGCGGCGTCGAGGTCGGCCATGGAGCCGATCGGCGTGTGGTGGTACGGGTGGCCCTCGGGGTAGGCCATGGCGACCAGCGTCTCGAAGGCCGTGCCGTAGGGGACGTTGTCGTAGCGCTGGCGCCGTTCGTTCTTGACGACGTCACGCTGGTTCTCCATGGACTCCTCGTCCAGGGCGGCGAGCAGCGAACCCATGCGGTCCGCCTCCAGCCACAGCGCCAGCTCCAGCTGGTGGGCGGGCATGGTCTCGAAGTAGTTGGTGCGCTCGAAGCTGGTCGTGCCGTTCAGCGAACCGCCGACGCCCTGGACGAGTTCGAAGTGCCCGTTGCCCGGAACCTGCGCCGACCCCTGGAACATCAGGTGCTCGAAGAGGTGGGCGAGACCGGTGCGGCCCTTCACCTCGTGCCGGGAACCGACGTCGTACCAGAGGCAGACGGCGGCGACGGGGGTCAGGTGGTCCTCGGAGAGCACCACCCGCAGGCCGTTCGCAAGCCGGTGTTCGGTTGCTGTGAGCACTCCCTGGGGGGGAGGGGGCGTGGCCGTGTGACCCATGCGCGAAGTGTCCCTTCGATACGGCGGCTGGTGGACGTCTGCGGGCCGGCGGACGGTCGTCGGGTGCCGCCGGTCGGTCCTCGCCCGGCGGAGCGGCCGGGCTGGCCGGGGTGGTCGGCCCGCTCAGTCCTGTCACTCTATGCAAGCGTGGCGGGCCCATGTGAAGTTCCCTGCCGGGCGGGGTGGACGGCGCCCTGTCGGCGCCGGGGTCCACAATGGTCCGCGTCAGTGCCAGCACATCCGCTTCAGCGCCCGGCCGTACCAGCCCGTACGCGGCGGCGCGACCGTACGTTTTGCGAAGGAGCAGCAGCCGCGATGGCCCGCCGCAGCACGAAGACCCCGCCGCCGGAGGATTTCGAGGAGCGCATCCTCGACATCGACGTCGTCGACGAGATGCAGGGCTCCTTCCTGGAGTACGCCTACTCGGTGATCTACTCGCGCGCCCTTCCCGACGCGCGGGACGGGCTGAAGCCGGTTCACCGGCGCATCCTCTACCAGATGCACGAGATGGGGCTCCGCCCGGAGCGCTCGTACGTCAAGTGCGCGCGCGTGGTGGGTGAGGTGATGGGCAAGCTCCACCCACACGGGGACTCCGCCATCTACGACGCGCTCGTGCGCATGGCGCAGCCGTTCTCCATGCGCCTGCCCCTGGTGGACGGCCACGGGAACTTCGGCTCGCTCGGCAACGACGACCCGCCCGCCGCCATGCGGTACACCGAGTGCCGCAGCGCCTCGGCCGCCGGTCTGATGACCGAGTCGATCGACGAGGAGACCGTCGACTTCGCCCCCAACTACGACGGAAGCGAACAGGAGCCGGTCGCCCTGCCGGCCGCCTACCCGAACCTCCTGGTCAACGGGGCGTCCGGCATCGCGGTGGGCATGGCCACCAACATGCCGCCGCACAACCTGAGCGAGATCATCGCGGCGGCGCGGCACCTCATCAAGCATCCGGGCGCGGACCTGGAGACCCTGATGCGGTACGTGCCCGGTCCCGATCTGCCCACGGGTGGACGGATCGTGGGGCTCGACGGCGTCAAGGACGCCTACGCCAAGGGCCGCGGCACCTTCCGCATCCGGGCCACCGCCGAGGTGGAGCAGGTCACGGCACGGCGCAAGGGCCTGATCGTCACGGAACTGCCCTTCACCGTCGGCCCGGAGAAGGTCATCTCCAAGATCAAGGACCTGGTCAACGCCAAGCGGCTGCAGGGCATCGCCGACGTCAAGGACCTCACCGACCGCCAGCACGGGCTGCGGCTCGTCATCGAGATCAAGAACGGCTTCCACCCCGAGGCCGTCCTGGAGCAGCTCTACAAGCTGACGCCGATGGAGGAGTCCTTCGGCATCAACAACGTGGCCCTGGTGGACGGCCAGCCGCTCACGCTCGGGCTGAAGGAGCTGCTGGAGGTCTACGTCGACCACCGGTTCGAGGTCGTACGGCGGCGCAGCGCCTTCCGGC contains the following coding sequences:
- a CDS encoding HPr family phosphocarrier protein — protein: MAERRVTVGWAEGLHARPAAIFVRAATATGVPVTIAKGDGPPVNAASMLGVLGLGAEKGDEVLLASDAEDADAALDRLAKLVGEGLEEMPETV
- a CDS encoding GntR family transcriptional regulator, which translates into the protein MRISAHTVCTAVRDDIVSGAFPPGFRLTEELLARRYGVSRVPVREALRALESEGFVTSRRHVGACVARPTEQEAADLLDMRALLEPLGAARAAHRRTEAHLKVLRGLVRLGRERAEHGHLSDLRPLGDWFHETLAQASGTPTLATVLVQLRRKIAWLYAADRQDDPSATDRAAAVWHEHGAIVDAVARRDAERARSLAAAHVERAGAIRRAQRPVTVRTSKPAVNTARGPV
- a CDS encoding M23 family metallopeptidase, with amino-acid sequence MAFNRATGKLNRPARAVRLGTAVAAVAVGVAGTLAAPAAAAEHQNTFSEALALSPSIAGHVADQAAAQKSAAAEQAEAKKAEAKKAAEKKAAEKKAAEKKAAEKKAAAERDDAKRADRSAARPAYVAPVKGGDVTTPYKSGGQMWSSGKHSGIDFAAATGTPVNSVAAGTVVTAGWGGAYGNNIVVKHNDGTFTQYGHLSAIGVSVGQSVSAGAEIGKVGSTGNSTGPHLHFEARSTAAYGSDMDPVNYLRGKGVPLS
- a CDS encoding M16 family metallopeptidase, which produces MEFHPQPAGGSAKPWAFPAPERATLPNGLTVLHCHRPGQQVVAVEVNLVAPLDAEPQGLEGVSTIMARALSEGTDKHSAEEFAAELERCGATLDAFADHPGVRVSLEVPVSRLAKGLGLLADALRAPAFPDGEVSRLVANRLDEIPHELANPARRAAIAMSGELFPDTSRMSRPRQGTEESVRRIDAAAVRAFYEAHVRPAAATVVVVGDLTGVDLAGALTETLGAWTGASAQPRPVPPVTADDTGRVVIVDRPGAVQTQLLIGRTGADRHDAVWPAQVLGVYCLGGTLTSRLDRVLREEKGYTYGVRAYSQVLRSTPDGNGTAMLAISGSVATDVTGPALADLWHVLRTLAAEGLTDDERDTAVQNLVGVAPLRYETAAAVAGTLADQVEQFLPDDFQARLYERLAETGTVEATAAAVAAFPVDRLVTVLVGDAEQIEAPVRELNIGEVTVVRGD
- a CDS encoding M16 family metallopeptidase, which produces MGHTATPPPPQGVLTATEHRLANGLRVVLSEDHLTPVAAVCLWYDVGSRHEVKGRTGLAHLFEHLMFQGSAQVPGNGHFELVQGVGGSLNGTTSFERTNYFETMPAHQLELALWLEADRMGSLLAALDEESMENQRDVVKNERRQRYDNVPYGTAFETLVAMAYPEGHPYHHTPIGSMADLDAASLEDARQFFRTYYAPNNAVLSVVGDIDPEQTLAWIEKYFGSIPGHDGKQPPRDGTLPDVMGEEPRRTMHEDVPSRALLHAYRLPHDGTREADAADLALTALGGGESSRLYNRLVRRDRSAVTAGFGMLRLAGAPSLGWLDIKASGEATVAEIEAAVDEELARFAAEGPSPEELERAQAQLEREWLDRLATVSGRADELCRYAVLFGDPQLALTAVQRVLEVTPEEVRAVAAARLGRDNRAVLVYEPTSGAERGEEDATEVISDDAADVHHTAQEGAEQ